Proteins encoded in a region of the Spirochaetota bacterium genome:
- a CDS encoding DUF4838 domain-containing protein yields MKIISVLVTLAAAAVYSQTVFISPAPRNSANHKVSIDTSRTLTLAKDGVPGTVIVVPADATPTAKFAAQELKRYLTRAITADVPIMASIAPGKVNLLIGFNALSRTLPVKAPTLPRDSFIISHVNANGTDIILIAGNDDAEKDPADLVTKMNHWGQHFEKATLFAVYDLLERFLGVRFFFPDDAGIVVPAARTLLVNPMHIYEAPDFNVRWYSYLGSSFTSIDGKVPLPDGTDQNSPKGYHWANRERHYWRCQTEYIPNSHGLSRMGLVERFGKTNPDFFSLLPNGQRDISLDHNSGHLCLLNKGLEDEVTLDCLSYLKGEPPTVRNMYQERFKTAVWNLGAFQPGYVNIMPQDGFGERTRCRCPKCEEFFRTNGSYSDYVFGFVSRIADRVKASGVKGTVTTMAYSAYIDVPKIALPDNVLLQIAPMGPWVEKYPDKQAKDNAIIRAWNAKLGKPRSVYLWNYINDYGNQIPFGIPSFSVRKILSYYKSLSADITGAFLQSDTSYRLYNYLNWYSFFKVAWDNGTDAEALLADHHASMFGAGAAPMTKFYDMLESLWDSCIGEYKNTEMGPQFTPKSDADVWNTVFTEAKLAEMKVLFDEAENRAKSDAAALSRVKYMRDYLYGALVKYRSQMTGKKRELDDLTLTTVPAEGITVDGALSEAAWATESAFLVPYKKNENVKALTSVRTLWSSEGLYIGFECMEENIGDMIALARTNDDNNIWQDSGVEVFINPSGDRVRYGHIMVNAAGSFADEMVREKTHDWSWNSKTHYAVKRGGDRYTVELFVPLSMEGRSDLVINFNRSRVMKTTAKNQLQSWSPFLVQGFHDPERFGSLTLLKSRSDIVNDNILTNGSFEDTPDGAAKDWAMAKGFASIETGTFRHGKQCAKLSSTELITGTTRAVFYQYIPPLKPKTEYMISYYVKYENIELNPAASDSGGYMNVFGCPGNRFYPSKWYSGSSPWIKESHTFKTGDKPSDVNYVRIGFHNAKGTIWFDDVRLREIRK; encoded by the coding sequence GTTCATCTCCCCTGCCCCGCGAAATTCGGCGAACCACAAGGTGTCGATCGATACAAGCCGCACGCTCACGCTCGCGAAGGACGGTGTCCCGGGAACGGTCATTGTCGTTCCTGCGGATGCAACGCCCACGGCAAAATTCGCCGCACAGGAATTGAAACGGTATCTCACCCGTGCGATCACCGCTGATGTTCCCATCATGGCTTCCATCGCTCCCGGGAAAGTAAATCTCCTCATTGGTTTCAATGCACTATCCCGTACGCTCCCGGTGAAAGCACCAACGCTCCCGCGCGACAGCTTCATCATATCGCATGTGAACGCGAACGGCACCGACATCATCCTCATTGCGGGGAATGACGATGCTGAGAAGGACCCCGCCGACCTTGTGACCAAAATGAACCACTGGGGCCAGCACTTCGAGAAGGCTACGCTCTTTGCCGTGTACGATCTCCTCGAGCGCTTTCTCGGCGTACGCTTCTTCTTTCCCGACGACGCCGGCATCGTCGTACCCGCCGCACGCACACTCCTCGTGAACCCGATGCACATCTACGAAGCACCGGATTTCAATGTCCGCTGGTATTCGTATCTCGGATCGTCGTTCACGTCCATTGACGGGAAAGTGCCCCTCCCGGACGGCACCGACCAGAACTCACCCAAGGGGTATCACTGGGCGAACCGCGAACGTCACTACTGGCGCTGTCAGACCGAGTACATACCGAACTCGCACGGTCTTTCCCGCATGGGGCTCGTGGAACGCTTCGGGAAGACGAACCCGGATTTTTTCTCATTGCTCCCGAACGGACAGCGCGACATCTCGCTCGACCACAACAGCGGCCATTTGTGCCTGCTCAATAAAGGCCTTGAGGATGAAGTAACGCTTGACTGCCTCTCCTACCTCAAGGGAGAACCGCCGACGGTACGGAACATGTATCAGGAGCGTTTCAAGACCGCCGTGTGGAATCTCGGGGCATTCCAGCCGGGCTACGTGAACATCATGCCGCAGGACGGTTTTGGCGAACGCACGCGCTGCCGCTGCCCGAAATGCGAGGAGTTCTTCCGCACCAACGGGAGCTACAGCGACTATGTGTTCGGTTTCGTCTCACGCATCGCCGACCGTGTGAAAGCCTCCGGGGTCAAGGGCACGGTCACGACCATGGCGTATTCTGCATACATCGACGTCCCGAAGATAGCGCTCCCGGACAATGTTCTCCTGCAGATAGCGCCGATGGGTCCCTGGGTGGAAAAATACCCCGACAAGCAGGCGAAGGATAATGCGATAATCCGTGCGTGGAACGCGAAGCTCGGAAAACCGCGGTCGGTATATCTCTGGAACTACATCAACGATTACGGCAATCAGATACCCTTCGGCATCCCGTCGTTCTCAGTAAGGAAAATACTATCCTACTACAAGAGCCTCTCCGCGGATATTACCGGTGCGTTCCTGCAGAGCGATACGAGCTACCGGCTCTATAATTATCTCAATTGGTATTCGTTTTTCAAGGTGGCATGGGACAACGGGACGGATGCGGAAGCGCTCCTTGCCGATCATCATGCATCGATGTTCGGCGCGGGGGCGGCGCCGATGACGAAATTCTACGACATGCTCGAATCACTCTGGGATTCCTGCATCGGTGAGTACAAGAACACGGAGATGGGTCCGCAGTTCACGCCGAAAAGCGATGCCGATGTCTGGAACACGGTGTTCACGGAAGCAAAGCTCGCGGAAATGAAAGTGCTTTTTGATGAGGCGGAGAACCGGGCGAAAAGCGATGCAGCCGCGCTCTCCCGCGTGAAATATATGCGCGACTATCTCTATGGGGCCCTCGTGAAATACCGTTCGCAGATGACAGGCAAAAAACGCGAGCTCGATGACCTGACGCTTACGACCGTGCCCGCGGAAGGGATCACCGTTGACGGTGCGCTCAGCGAAGCGGCGTGGGCTACCGAATCGGCGTTCCTCGTTCCGTATAAAAAGAACGAGAACGTCAAGGCGCTCACATCGGTTCGGACGCTCTGGTCGTCTGAGGGACTCTACATTGGCTTCGAATGCATGGAAGAGAATATCGGCGATATGATAGCGCTCGCGCGTACGAATGACGACAATAACATCTGGCAGGACAGCGGTGTGGAAGTGTTCATCAACCCATCGGGTGACCGCGTACGATACGGTCACATCATGGTCAATGCTGCGGGCAGTTTTGCCGATGAGATGGTGCGCGAAAAGACGCATGACTGGTCGTGGAACAGCAAGACGCACTATGCCGTGAAACGAGGCGGCGACCGGTATACCGTCGAACTGTTCGTCCCGCTCTCCATGGAAGGGAGAAGCGATCTCGTCATCAACTTCAACCGTTCGCGGGTCATGAAGACAACGGCGAAGAATCAGCTTCAGTCATGGAGTCCGTTCCTCGTACAGGGTTTCCATGACCCGGAACGGTTCGGGTCGCTTACGCTGCTGAAAAGCCGCTCGGATATCGTGAATGACAACATTCTTACGAACGGGAGCTTTGAGGATACACCCGACGGCGCTGCGAAGGACTGGGCCATGGCCAAAGGCTTTGCATCGATAGAGACCGGCACGTTCCGTCACGGAAAGCAATGCGCGAAACTCTCATCGACGGAGCTCATCACCGGCACGACGCGCGCGGTATTCTATCAGTACATACCGCCGCTCAAGCCGAAGACCGAATACATGATATCGTATTACGTGAAGTACGAGAACATCGAGCTCAATCCCGCCGCTTCCGACTCCGGTGGTTACATGAACGTGTTCGGATGCCCCGGCAACCGATTCTATCCGAGCAAATGGTACAGCGGAAGTTCGCCGTGGATAAAAGAAAGCCATACATTCAAGACCGGCGACAAGCCGAGCGATGTGAACTATGTCCGGATCGGTTTTCACAACGCGAAGGGCACGATATGGTTCGATGACGTGCGCCTGCGCGAGATAAGGAAGTAG
- a CDS encoding sugar phosphate isomerase/epimerase family protein, which produces MRYGAHIFLWTERWSRSEYPLFERGRSLGLSALEIAVGDDVDYDAKAVRSLAEKNGLTVIVSPGGVWPMAADISSDDASVRKNGIAWHTNWIEKAAESGAAAYTGALYSHPGHVDRRKISDEFEHAAEGLNHLAEHGKKLGVNIVIEPMSHFRVSLINTPTQAMLLIAAADHPNLAVLLDTYHLTTEIRDYAEAARTALPRLWGVHTCENDRGVPGGGIVPWEPFLDTLSNAMFNGYCIFESYNSALRGGDFAFSRGMFHDVCPDGDAFVRQGIRFISSVQ; this is translated from the coding sequence ATGCGGTACGGCGCTCATATCTTTCTCTGGACGGAACGCTGGTCGCGGTCGGAATACCCCCTTTTCGAACGCGGCCGTTCGCTCGGATTATCCGCGCTTGAAATAGCCGTCGGCGACGATGTCGACTATGACGCGAAAGCGGTGCGCTCGCTCGCGGAGAAGAACGGGCTTACTGTCATCGTAAGCCCCGGCGGCGTATGGCCGATGGCCGCTGACATCTCCTCCGACGATGCATCCGTTCGGAAAAATGGGATAGCTTGGCATACGAACTGGATTGAAAAAGCCGCTGAGAGCGGAGCAGCAGCATATACCGGTGCGCTCTATTCTCATCCGGGGCATGTCGACCGGAGAAAAATATCGGATGAATTCGAACATGCGGCCGAAGGGCTCAATCATCTCGCGGAGCACGGGAAAAAGCTTGGGGTGAATATCGTCATCGAACCGATGAGCCATTTTCGCGTAAGCCTTATCAACACGCCGACGCAGGCAATGCTCCTTATCGCAGCGGCCGATCATCCGAATCTCGCGGTGCTCCTTGACACCTACCATTTGACGACCGAGATACGCGATTATGCGGAGGCGGCGCGCACTGCGCTCCCGCGTCTCTGGGGCGTACACACCTGCGAGAACGATCGCGGCGTGCCCGGCGGCGGTATAGTTCCCTGGGAGCCATTTCTCGATACATTATCAAATGCGATGTTTAACGGCTACTGTATATTCGAATCGTACAACAGCGCATTACGCGGGGGGGACTTCGCTTTCTCCCGCGGCATGTTCCATGATGTCTGCCCCGACGGTGATGCGTTCGTTCGTCAGGGCATACGGTTCATCTCTTCCGTACAGTGA
- a CDS encoding zinc-binding alcohol dehydrogenase: MKNRSVAIDGAGKAYIHDGELGDPGEGQIQVQMAKSQISVGTEMMGVIPRRKKPDPKASPTFPGYSIAGTVIKTGKNVDGFAEGDRVMAMGAGQATHALYSNVNQNLSMKLPKAMSFEDGANVALAITAMHAVRRLDPEFGKAYIIAGLGIVGQFASQILTSAGCTVIGLDISDFRLKKALSNGMHLGVKSITDDAGQKAVKDITESDGVDGGIICFGGDGTETLKGIYNLMITPPDTHRTGPIVVVGGATFTIQLAAALGNIDIRSAARTGPGYKDESWEKGRDYPAGWVRWDTRHNMRVFRDYVLSKRMNVASLATHTFTLDEAAKAYDAVAENTLPDALGIFFEP, from the coding sequence ATGAAGAACAGATCGGTCGCTATCGACGGTGCGGGTAAAGCGTATATCCATGACGGAGAACTCGGCGACCCCGGCGAAGGGCAGATACAGGTACAAATGGCAAAAAGCCAGATAAGCGTCGGAACGGAAATGATGGGTGTCATTCCGCGGCGCAAGAAGCCGGATCCGAAGGCTTCACCGACGTTCCCGGGATATTCGATAGCCGGTACGGTCATCAAGACAGGAAAGAACGTGGACGGTTTCGCCGAGGGCGACCGCGTGATGGCCATGGGTGCCGGGCAGGCGACGCATGCGCTCTATTCCAATGTCAATCAGAACCTCAGCATGAAACTCCCGAAAGCGATGTCCTTCGAGGACGGTGCAAATGTGGCGCTTGCGATAACCGCCATGCATGCGGTGCGCCGGCTTGATCCGGAATTCGGCAAGGCATACATCATCGCCGGTCTCGGCATTGTGGGACAATTCGCGTCGCAGATACTCACGAGCGCCGGATGTACGGTCATCGGCCTCGATATATCAGACTTCCGTCTGAAAAAAGCGCTCAGCAACGGCATGCACCTCGGCGTAAAATCCATTACCGACGATGCCGGGCAAAAAGCCGTGAAAGATATCACCGAAAGCGACGGCGTTGACGGCGGTATCATATGCTTCGGCGGCGACGGCACGGAAACGCTCAAAGGGATCTATAATCTGATGATAACGCCGCCCGACACGCATCGCACGGGCCCTATCGTGGTCGTCGGCGGGGCAACGTTCACGATACAGCTCGCCGCAGCGCTCGGCAACATCGATATACGCAGCGCCGCGCGCACCGGCCCCGGGTATAAGGATGAATCGTGGGAGAAGGGACGCGACTATCCGGCCGGTTGGGTTCGCTGGGATACGCGGCACAACATGCGCGTATTTCGCGACTATGTGCTCAGCAAACGCATGAATGTCGCTTCGCTTGCGACGCACACGTTCACGCTCGATGAAGCGGCGAAGGCGTACGATGCCGTCGCGGAGAACACATTGCCCGATGCCCTCGGGATATTCTTTGAACCGTGA